Proteins from one Ranitomeya variabilis isolate aRanVar5 chromosome 1, aRanVar5.hap1, whole genome shotgun sequence genomic window:
- the EIF2B2 gene encoding translation initiation factor eIF2B subunit beta, producing MPAANEKETELSERIETFITGLKRGGGRQSSEETARETVSLLRRIIAQARWGNAGELMDIIRREGRRMTTAQPSETTVGNMVRRVLKLIREEYSRLRGCSEENEQQESLHKLVMAEGSNDDFNTPFPLLKANVIEVVNELLIELEGTTDNIAAQAKEHIHSNEVIMTLGCSHTVQLFLEEAARKRKFHVIVAECAPFCQGHDMAVSLSKAGIETTVITDAAIFAVMSRVNKVIIGTKTILANGSLRAVSGTHTLALAAKHHSTPLIVCAPMFKLSPQFPNEEDSFHKFVSPQEVLPFSEGEILAEVSAHCPIFDHVPAELITLFISNIGGNAPSYIYRLMSELYHPADHEL from the exons ATGCCGGCCGCCAACGAGAAGGAGACGGAGCTGTCAGAGCGGATAGAGACCTTCATCACTGGCCTGAAGAGGGGTGGCGGGCGGCAGAGCTCGGAGGAGACGGCGCGAGAGACGGTGTCACTACTGCGCAGAATCATCGCCCAGGCCAGATGGGGAAATGCCG GTGAATTGATGGACATTATCCGTAGAGAGGGAAGGAGAATGACCACAGCTCAGCCGTCTGAGACCACAGTGGGCAACATGGTGCGACGTGTCCTGAAGCTGATACGCgaggaatacagtag GTTACGAGGGTGCAGCGAGGAAAATGAGCAGCAGGAGTCTCTGCACAAGCTGGTGATGGCTGAGGGTTCAAATGACGACTTTAACACCCCATTCCCACTGCTGAAGGCCAACGTGATCGAGGTGGTGAACGAGCTGCTGATTGAACTGG AGGGGACGACAGACAACATCGCAGCTCAGGCCAAAGAACACATTCACTCCAATGAGGTGATCATGACCCTCGGGTGCTCACACACAGTACAACTCTTCCTGGAAGAAGCTGCCCGAAAGCGCAAATTCCATGTCATTGTGGCTGAGTGCGCCCCCTTCTGTCAG GGCCATGACATGGCAGTCAGTTTATCCAAGGCAGGAATAGAGACTACAGTCATCACGGACGCCGCCATTTTTGCCGTCATGTCACGTGTAAATAAG GTCATCATAGGGACTAAGACCATCTTGGCCAATGGCTCTCTGCGGGCCGTGTCTGGCACACACACCCTTGCCCTAGCGGCAAAGCATCACTCCACCCCCCTCATAGTGTGCGCCCCCATGTTTAAGCTCTCGCCTCAG TTTCCTAATGAAGAAGATTCCTTCCACAAATTTGTGTCTCCACAAGAAGTCCTTCCCTTCTCAGAGG GTGAGATCCTGGCGGAGGTCAGCGCTCACTGTCCCATCTTTGATCACGTTCCGGCGGAGCTTATCACACTCTTCATATCCAATATTGGGGGGAACGCCCCATCCTATATCTACCGGCTGATGAGCGAGCTTTACCACCCCGCCGACCACGAGCTGTGA